CAACGAAGACGTCCTGCTGCTGGATCTGAGGGTAGCCAAGGACGAGGAAGCCGGCCACCGTTTTGCCGAGCATCGCATCGCCAGCACCTTTGGCATCGCCGGCCGCGGCCGTCCTGCCGACTCCTGGTTGTTGGAAACCGTGCGGTTGGCTTGGAAGGTGAAACTCCTGACCCGCATCGAACTCGATCTGATGCAACGCCTGCGCGAGGCGGCGGAGGCCGAGGCGATCCGAGTCTTTGCCAGCAATTTGAAGGACCTGCTGCTGGCCGCGCCGGCGGGCCAGCGTGCCACGATGGGGTTGGATCCGGGGCTGCGCACCGGGGTCAAGGTCGCCGTCGTCGACGGCACCGGCAAACTGGTGGCGACCGATACGATTTATCCGCACGTGCCCAGAAACCAGTGGGATCAGTCCATCGCCACGCTGGCCGTGCTGATCGCCCGTCACGGCGTTAATCTGGTGAGCATCGGCAACGGTACTGCCTCACGCGAGACCGACCAGCTGGTGGCGGATCTGATGCAGCGGCATCCGGAATTGCCGGTCACCCGGATCGTGGTGTCGGAGGCGGGGGCTTCGGTGTATTCGGCTTCGGAACTGGCGGCGCGCGAGTTTCCCGATCTCGACGTGTCGCTGCGCGGCGCGGTGTCCATCGCCCGCCGTCTGCAGGACCCCTTGGCGGAGCTGGTCAAGATCGATCCCAAGTCGATCGGCGTCGGCCAGTACCAGCATGACGTTAACCAGACCCAGCTCGGCCGCAGCCTCGATGCGGTAGTAGAGGATTGCGTGAACGCGGTGGGCGTGGACGTCAACACCGCTTCGGTATCGCTGCTGCGCTACGTTTCCGGCCTGTCGCAGAGCCTGGGCCAGAACATCGTGGAATACCGCAACCAGAATGGGCCGTTCGCCAATCGGGAGCAGTTGAAGAAGGTGTCGCGGCTCGGTCCCAAGGCCTTCGAGCAGGCCGCGGGCTTCCTGCGCATCGCCAATGGCGAGAATCCGCTGGACGCCTCCGCCGTACATCCGGAAGCTTACCCGGTGGTGGAGAAGATTATCCAGCGCACCGGCAAAGACATCCGCGATCTGATCGGCAACGCGGCCTTCCTGCGCAGTGTTAACGCCGAGCAGTTCACGGACGAGCGGTTCGGCCTGCCCACCGTCACCGACATCTTCCGCGAACTGGAGAAGCCCGGCCGCGATCCCCGACCGGAGTTCAAAACCGCCCGATTCAAGGAAGGCGTGACCGAGCTCAAGGATCTCGAGCCGGGCATGCGGCTGGAAGGCGTGGTGACCAACGTCACCAATTTCGGCGCCTTCGTCGACATCGGCGTGCATCAGGACGGTCTGGTCCATATCTCTCACCTGGCGGACAAGTTCGTGCGCGACCCGCGCGAAGTGGTCAAGGCCGGGGACCTGGTCAGCGTGAAGGTGGTAGAAGTGGACATTCCACGCAAGCGGATCGCCCTGTCCATGCGCAGCGATGCGGCGAAGGGCGAAGCGGAGCCCCCGCGCCGGGAGGCGAGAGTGCCGGCCGGCAAGCCGCGCAGCAAAGCCGCTCCGCAGCCGGCGCCGCAAGGCGCGATGGCCGAGGCGCTGACGCAGGCTTTGAAGCGCGGGCGCTGAGTTTACCGTTTCAGGAACCGTCCGTTGCGGGGAGTCCGCCGGCGGCCTGGCGTTCC
This portion of the Methylococcus mesophilus genome encodes:
- a CDS encoding Tex family protein; translated protein: MDVIARIAQELGVQIRQVQAAAALLDEGATVPFIARYRKEATGGLDDTQLRTLEVRLTYLRELNDRREAVLASIAEQGKLTPDLEQAIREADTKTVLEDLYLPYKPKRRTKAQIAREAGLEPLADALLADPGLEPNFAAAGYVDPDKGVADAAAALDGARQILMERFAEEAALAGELREKVWNEGVLVSSLANGKEQEGAKFKDYFEYQEALARIPSHRALALLRGRNEDVLLLDLRVAKDEEAGHRFAEHRIASTFGIAGRGRPADSWLLETVRLAWKVKLLTRIELDLMQRLREAAEAEAIRVFASNLKDLLLAAPAGQRATMGLDPGLRTGVKVAVVDGTGKLVATDTIYPHVPRNQWDQSIATLAVLIARHGVNLVSIGNGTASRETDQLVADLMQRHPELPVTRIVVSEAGASVYSASELAAREFPDLDVSLRGAVSIARRLQDPLAELVKIDPKSIGVGQYQHDVNQTQLGRSLDAVVEDCVNAVGVDVNTASVSLLRYVSGLSQSLGQNIVEYRNQNGPFANREQLKKVSRLGPKAFEQAAGFLRIANGENPLDASAVHPEAYPVVEKIIQRTGKDIRDLIGNAAFLRSVNAEQFTDERFGLPTVTDIFRELEKPGRDPRPEFKTARFKEGVTELKDLEPGMRLEGVVTNVTNFGAFVDIGVHQDGLVHISHLADKFVRDPREVVKAGDLVSVKVVEVDIPRKRIALSMRSDAAKGEAEPPRREARVPAGKPRSKAAPQPAPQGAMAEALTQALKRGR